A single genomic interval of Juglans regia cultivar Chandler chromosome 1, Walnut 2.0, whole genome shotgun sequence harbors:
- the LOC108996359 gene encoding O-fucosyltransferase 38 isoform X1, with the protein MVNRGSSHNRTLATRFLPRKPSPYVLTLYIISLFAFSIFVFLFYARSILEEDERKPLLFGELQSEQILEEKLWDSPFGYGLHPCVKPTSKYKAAQGSEHYITVRSNGGLNQMRTGISDMVAVARIMNATLVIPQLDKRSFWQDSSTFSDIFDELHFIEALKGDIRVVKELPKNLETIHRARKHFTSWSGMGYYEEQTHLWKEYQVVHVAKSDSRLANNDLPLDMQRLRCRALYHALRFSPPIESLGKKLVERLRTQGGRYIALHLRYEKDMLSFTGCTYGLTDAESKELSIMRETTNHWKVKVINSTEQRIGGFCPLTPKEVGIFLRALGYPQSTLIYIAAGEIYGGNTRLLELTSSFPNIAFKETLATQEELEAFTNHASQNAALDYIISVESDVFVPSYSGNMARAVEGHRRYLGHRKTITPDRKGLVEVFDKLETGELIEGSTLSFLVRQMHENRQGAPRKRRGSLPGIKGRARLRTEESFYENPYPECICSSKRQLQMT; encoded by the exons ATGGTGAACAGAGGGTCTTCCCACAACAGGACTTTAGCTACCAGATTTCTCCCACGAAAACCATCGCCTTATGTTCTCACACTTTACATTATATCTCTTTTTGCTTTCTCCATCTTCGTCTTTCTGTTCTATGCGAGGAGTATCTTGGAGGAAGATGAGCGAAAACCGCTTTTATTTGGAGAATTGCAATCAGAGCAG ATTCTCGAAGAAAAACTTTGGGATTCTCCTTTTGGCTATGGATTACACCCATGTGTCAAGCCTACTTCTAAATATAAAG CTGCCCAAGGATCAGAGCACTATATAACTGTTCGAAGTAATGGAGGACTAAATCAAATGCGCACTGGT atatcTGACATGGTTGCTGTTGCACGCATCATGAATGCTACCCTAGTTATTCCTCAACTAGATAAGCGTTCATTCTGGCAAGACTCTAG CACTTTTTCAGATATATTTGATGAGCTTCATTTCATTGAAGCCTTAAAAGGAGACATCAGGGTTGTGAAGGAGCTCCCAAAGAATTTGGAAACCATTCATCGGGCTCGGAAGCATTTCACTTCCTGGTCTGGCATGGGTTACTATGAAGAGCAGACACATTTATGGAAGGAATATCAG GTAGTTCATGTTGCAAAATCAGATTCTCGACTCGCAAACAATGATTTGCCTCTTGATATGCAGAGGTTGAGATGCCGTGCTCTATATCATGCACTCCGGTTCTCTCCCCCAATTGAGAGCCTAGGAAAG AAGCTGGTGGAGCGGCTGAGAACACAAGGGGGAAGATACATAGCTCTTCATTTGAGATATGAGAAAGACATGCTGTCTTTTACTGGTTGTACTTATGGTTTGACTGATGCAGAATCTAAAGAGCTGAGTATTATGAG GGAGACTACAAACCATTGGAAGGTCAAAGTGATAAACTCTACAGAACAGAGAATTGGAGGCTTTTGTCCACTAACACCCAAGGAGGTCGGGATATTTCTTCGAGCTCTTGGTTATCCTCAATCAACATTAATTTATATCGCGGCTGGAGAAATTTATGGTGGTAATACTCGCCTTTTGGAGCTAACGTCCAGCTTCCCAAACATAGCTTTCAAG GAAACACTTGCAACCCAGGAAGAATTGGAAGCATTCACTAATCATGCGTCTCAAAATGCAGCTCTTGATTACATTATCTCTGTAGAGAGTGATGTGTTTGTCCCATCATATTCTGGTAATATGGCACGAGCTGTCGAGGGGCACCGTAGATATCTAGGCCACCGCAAGACAATCACGCCTGACAG GAAAGGACTTGTCGAAGTTTTCGATAAGCTGGAAACTGGGGAGCTTATAGAGGGATCCACATTGTCTTTTCTTGTTCGCCAGATGCATGAGAACAG GCAAGGAGCTCCAAGGAAGAGAAGAGGTTCACTGCCAGGAATTAAAGGCCGAGCACGTTTAAGGACTGAAGAATCCTTTTATGAAAATCCATACCCTGAATGTATATGTAGTTCAAAAAGGCAGCTTCAAATGACATGA
- the LOC108996359 gene encoding O-fucosyltransferase 38 isoform X2: MLNLQILEEKLWDSPFGYGLHPCVKPTSKYKAAQGSEHYITVRSNGGLNQMRTGISDMVAVARIMNATLVIPQLDKRSFWQDSSTFSDIFDELHFIEALKGDIRVVKELPKNLETIHRARKHFTSWSGMGYYEEQTHLWKEYQVVHVAKSDSRLANNDLPLDMQRLRCRALYHALRFSPPIESLGKKLVERLRTQGGRYIALHLRYEKDMLSFTGCTYGLTDAESKELSIMRETTNHWKVKVINSTEQRIGGFCPLTPKEVGIFLRALGYPQSTLIYIAAGEIYGGNTRLLELTSSFPNIAFKETLATQEELEAFTNHASQNAALDYIISVESDVFVPSYSGNMARAVEGHRRYLGHRKTITPDRKGLVEVFDKLETGELIEGSTLSFLVRQMHENRQGAPRKRRGSLPGIKGRARLRTEESFYENPYPECICSSKRQLQMT; the protein is encoded by the exons ATGCTAAATCTGCAG ATTCTCGAAGAAAAACTTTGGGATTCTCCTTTTGGCTATGGATTACACCCATGTGTCAAGCCTACTTCTAAATATAAAG CTGCCCAAGGATCAGAGCACTATATAACTGTTCGAAGTAATGGAGGACTAAATCAAATGCGCACTGGT atatcTGACATGGTTGCTGTTGCACGCATCATGAATGCTACCCTAGTTATTCCTCAACTAGATAAGCGTTCATTCTGGCAAGACTCTAG CACTTTTTCAGATATATTTGATGAGCTTCATTTCATTGAAGCCTTAAAAGGAGACATCAGGGTTGTGAAGGAGCTCCCAAAGAATTTGGAAACCATTCATCGGGCTCGGAAGCATTTCACTTCCTGGTCTGGCATGGGTTACTATGAAGAGCAGACACATTTATGGAAGGAATATCAG GTAGTTCATGTTGCAAAATCAGATTCTCGACTCGCAAACAATGATTTGCCTCTTGATATGCAGAGGTTGAGATGCCGTGCTCTATATCATGCACTCCGGTTCTCTCCCCCAATTGAGAGCCTAGGAAAG AAGCTGGTGGAGCGGCTGAGAACACAAGGGGGAAGATACATAGCTCTTCATTTGAGATATGAGAAAGACATGCTGTCTTTTACTGGTTGTACTTATGGTTTGACTGATGCAGAATCTAAAGAGCTGAGTATTATGAG GGAGACTACAAACCATTGGAAGGTCAAAGTGATAAACTCTACAGAACAGAGAATTGGAGGCTTTTGTCCACTAACACCCAAGGAGGTCGGGATATTTCTTCGAGCTCTTGGTTATCCTCAATCAACATTAATTTATATCGCGGCTGGAGAAATTTATGGTGGTAATACTCGCCTTTTGGAGCTAACGTCCAGCTTCCCAAACATAGCTTTCAAG GAAACACTTGCAACCCAGGAAGAATTGGAAGCATTCACTAATCATGCGTCTCAAAATGCAGCTCTTGATTACATTATCTCTGTAGAGAGTGATGTGTTTGTCCCATCATATTCTGGTAATATGGCACGAGCTGTCGAGGGGCACCGTAGATATCTAGGCCACCGCAAGACAATCACGCCTGACAG GAAAGGACTTGTCGAAGTTTTCGATAAGCTGGAAACTGGGGAGCTTATAGAGGGATCCACATTGTCTTTTCTTGTTCGCCAGATGCATGAGAACAG GCAAGGAGCTCCAAGGAAGAGAAGAGGTTCACTGCCAGGAATTAAAGGCCGAGCACGTTTAAGGACTGAAGAATCCTTTTATGAAAATCCATACCCTGAATGTATATGTAGTTCAAAAAGGCAGCTTCAAATGACATGA